A section of the Rhodothermus profundi genome encodes:
- the rpmI gene encoding 50S ribosomal protein L35, which yields MPKVKTNSGAKKRFKVTATGKIKRRRAFHSHLLTKKSKKRKRRLRQGALVDATDVGRIRRLLHIGAKG from the coding sequence ATGCCAAAAGTCAAAACAAACAGCGGTGCCAAGAAGCGGTTCAAGGTGACCGCCACCGGCAAGATTAAGCGGCGGCGGGCGTTTCACAGCCACCTGTTAACCAAAAAGTCCAAAAAGCGGAAGCGTCGCCTGCGCCAGGGCGCACTGGTTGACGCCACGGATGTGGGACGTATCCGGCGTCTGCTACACATTGGAGCTAAAGGATAA
- the rplT gene encoding 50S ribosomal protein L20: protein MPRATNKVAARRRRKKILNMAKGYWGRRSKIYTIAKHAVEKALQYAYRDRRQRKRQFRRLWIIRINAAARLNGTTYSRFMGAVRKANIQLNRKVLADLAVNDPNTFRQIVRAVSS, encoded by the coding sequence ATGCCACGGGCTACGAATAAAGTTGCGGCGCGCCGCCGGCGGAAAAAAATTTTGAATATGGCCAAGGGATACTGGGGCCGGCGGAGTAAAATTTACACCATCGCTAAGCACGCGGTTGAAAAGGCGCTGCAGTATGCGTACCGCGACCGCCGTCAGCGCAAACGCCAGTTTCGGCGGCTGTGGATCATCCGTATCAATGCAGCCGCACGCCTGAACGGAACCACCTACTCCCGGTTCATGGGAGCGGTGCGCAAAGCCAACATTCAGCTAAACCGCAAGGTCCTGGCCGACCTGGCGGTCAATGATCCGAACACCTTCAGGCAGATTGTTCGTGCTGTTTCGTCATGA
- the pheS gene encoding phenylalanine--tRNA ligase subunit alpha: protein MQEELEALRHAIENTPIDSEEEAEAFRIRFLGQRSGQITHLFKRIREAPPEERPRIGQQLNALKRLAEQRLEAARARLQQAARPRLEIPDLTLPGRRAFTGSLHPLTQTLDAIVRVFEQLGFSVAEGPEIEDDWHNFTALNFPPDHPARDMQDTFFLRQGPSYRDAVVLRTHTSPVQIRVMEQMAPPIRIIAPGRVYRNEAVSYKSFCLFHQVEGLYVDRNVSMGDLKQVLYLFARALFGEDVRMRFRPSFFPFTEPSAEVDIWWPLPDHPDGGRWMEILGCGMVHPNVFRAVGIDPEQYTGYAFGMGVERIAMLRYGIDDIRLFYENDLRFLEQF from the coding sequence ATGCAGGAAGAACTGGAGGCGCTGCGTCACGCTATTGAGAATACGCCCATCGACTCCGAAGAGGAGGCCGAAGCCTTTCGCATTCGCTTTCTGGGGCAGCGAAGCGGCCAGATCACCCACCTGTTCAAGCGCATCCGGGAAGCTCCCCCGGAAGAACGCCCGCGCATTGGTCAGCAATTGAACGCGCTGAAGCGGCTGGCCGAACAACGGCTGGAGGCGGCCCGTGCTCGCCTGCAGCAAGCCGCCCGTCCGCGCCTGGAAATACCAGACCTGACGCTACCGGGACGCCGCGCGTTCACTGGCTCCCTCCATCCCCTGACGCAGACCCTGGACGCTATCGTGCGGGTCTTTGAACAACTGGGCTTTTCCGTAGCCGAAGGCCCGGAAATTGAAGACGACTGGCACAACTTTACCGCACTCAACTTCCCGCCCGATCATCCAGCCCGCGACATGCAGGACACGTTCTTCCTGCGTCAGGGACCCTCCTACCGGGACGCCGTCGTGCTCCGCACGCACACGTCACCGGTGCAGATTCGCGTCATGGAGCAAATGGCGCCTCCCATTCGCATTATTGCGCCAGGACGGGTCTACCGCAACGAAGCCGTCTCCTACAAGTCGTTCTGTCTGTTTCATCAGGTCGAGGGGCTCTACGTAGACCGCAACGTGTCGATGGGCGACCTGAAACAAGTGCTCTATCTGTTTGCTCGAGCGCTTTTCGGCGAAGACGTGCGCATGCGCTTCCGCCCCAGCTTCTTCCCATTTACTGAACCCAGCGCCGAAGTAGACATCTGGTGGCCCCTGCCCGATCATCCAGATGGCGGCCGCTGGATGGAGATTCTAGGCTGCGGCATGGTACACCCCAATGTGTTCCGAGCCGTAGGCATCGACCCGGAGCAGTACACCGGGTATGCCTTCGGCATGGGCGTTGAACGCATCGCCATGCTGCGCTATGGCATCGACGACATCCGTCTGTTTTACGAAAACGATCTGCGTTTCCTGGAGCAGTTTTAA